One part of the Malus sylvestris chromosome 2, drMalSylv7.2, whole genome shotgun sequence genome encodes these proteins:
- the LOC126597673 gene encoding phenylacetaldehyde reductase-like — MSTVEGKTVCVTGASGYIASWLVKLLLQKGYTVKGTVRDPNDSKKTEHLRSLDGAKERLHLFKADLLEEGSFDAVVDGCQGVFHTASPVLLSVTDPQGELLDPAVKGTLNVLQSCAKFRSITRVVLTSSLASVMMTGAPLTSDVVLDETWYSDPLFCEKHKQWYLLSKTLAEETAWKFAKGNGIDLVSLNPGLTIGPLLQPTLNFSVELLRNFMSGTPTTFSNPFVDVRDVASAHIQAFEIPSASGRYCLVGQVADDLDTLKILRQLYPTLTLNEVVNPSDSKYKVSKEKVKGLGITFLPLETSLRDTIESLKEKGFLKI; from the exons atgagtacTGTAGAAGGGAAGACTGTGTGCGTAACAGGAGCCTCAGGTTACATCGCATCATGGCTGGTGAAGCTCTTATTGCAAAAGGGTTATACTGTCAAAGGCACTGTTCGTGACCCAA aTGATTCAAAGAAAACAGAACACTTGCGCTCATTAGACGGAGCCAAAGAAAGGCTTCATTTGTTCAAAGCAGATTTATTAGAAGAAGGGTCTTTCGACGCCGTAGTTGATGGATGCCAAGGTGTTTTTCATACAGCGTCCCCTGTACTGCTTTCAGTTACTGACCCTCAG GGGGAACTACTTGACCCTGCAGTGAAGGGAACACTTAATGTTCTACAATCATGCGCGAAATTTCGTAGCATCACGAGAGTGGTTTTAACATCTTCACTTGCTTCAGTAATGATGACTGGAGCCCCTCTGACCTCTGAtgtggttttggatgaaacatGGTATTCGGATCCACTTTTTTGTGAGAAGCACAAG CAATGGTATTTGCTCTCAAAAACTTTAGCCGAGGAGACTGCCTGGAAATTTGCTAAAGGAAATGGGATTGACTTGGTGTCGTTGAATCCAGGGTTAACCATTGGTCCACTCTTACAACCAACACTTAATTTCTCCGTCGAGCTGCTTCGGAACTTCATGAGTG GTACCCCAACAACTTTCAGTAATCCATTCGTTGACGTTAGAGATGTTGCCTCTGCTCATATTCAAGCCTTCGAAATTCCTTCAGCTAGTGGGAGATATTGTTTAGTTGGCCAAGTTGCTGACGACCTTGATACTCTAAAGATTTTACGGCAACTTTACCCGACTTTGACCCTTAATGAAGTTGTCAATCCCTCCGACTCAAAGTATAAAGTGTCCAAGGAGAAAGTAAAAGGTTTGGGAATCACTTTCCTTCCTCTGGAAACAAGTCTGAGGGACACTATTGAAAGCCTCAAGGAGAAGGGCTTCCTCAAGATTTAA
- the LOC126597653 gene encoding phenylacetaldehyde reductase-like: MSTGKTKTVCVTGASGYIASWLVKLLLQKGYTVKGTVRDPNDPKKTEHLLSLDGAKERLHLLKADLLEEGAFDDVVDGCVGVFHTASPAQFSATDPQAEIVEPAVKGTLNVLKSCAKFPAVKRVVLTSSMASVTGTGTPLTSDVVLDETCYSDPLLCEKNKEWYPLSKTLAEEAAWKFAEVNGIDLVSMNPGIAIGPLLQPTLNLSVEIFRNLISGIQTSNKNYRFVDVRDVASAHIQAFEVPSASGRYCLVGHVADSPDTLKILQQFYPTLCLPEFGNPSNSKYQVSMEKAKGLGITFLPLETSLRDSVESLKEKGFLKI; encoded by the exons atgagtacTGGCAAAACAAAGACTGTGTGTGTGACAGGAGCATCTGGTTACATAGCATCATGGCTCGTGAAGCTCTTACTACAGAAGGGTTATACTGTTAAAGGCACTGTTCGTGACCCAA atgatcCAAAGAAAACAGAACACTTACTCTCGCTAGATGGAGCAAAAGAAAGGCTTCATTTGTTGAAAGCGGATTTGTTAGAAGAAGGGGCTTTCGATGATGTAGTCGATGGATGTGTAGGTGTTTTTCATACAGCATCGCCTGCACAATTCTCAGCCACTGATCCACAG GCAGAAATAGTTGAGCCTGCAGTGAAAGGAACACTCAATGTTCTTAAATCGTGCGCGAAATTCCCCGCTGTCAAGAGAGTGGTTTTAACATCATCTATGGCTTCAGTAACGGGGACTGGAACCCCTCTGACATCTGAtgtggttttggatgaaacatGTTACTCAGATCCACTTCTTTGTGAGAAGAACAAG GAATGGTATCCTCTCTCAAAAACTTTAGCTGAGGAGGCTGCCTGGAAATTTGCTGAAGTAAATGGGATTGACTTGGTGTCGATGAATCCAGGGATTGCGATTGGTCCACTCTTACAGCCAACTCTTAATCTTTCTGTCGAGATATTTCGTAATCTCATAAGTG GGATCCAAAcatcaaataaaaattacagATTCGTTGATGTTAGAGACGTTGCCTCTGCTCATATTCAAGCATTTGAAGTTCCTTCAGCTAGTGGCAGATATTGTTTAGTTGGCCATGTTGCTGACAGTCCGGACACACTCAAGATTTTACAACAATTTTACCCCACTTTGTGCCTTCCTGAGTTTGGCAATCCTTCAAACTCGAAGTATCAAGTGTCCATGGAGAAAGCAAAAGGTTTGGGAATCACTTTCCTTCCTCTGGAAACAAGTCTTAGGGACTCGGTTGAAAGCCTCAAGGAGAAGGGTTTCCTCAAGATTTGA
- the LOC126597570 gene encoding uncharacterized protein LOC126597570 has translation MASHSKWENPNHPLYLHHSDQPGAILVPQPLVEDNYNTWVQSMSMAVTVMNKLGFVDGTINKPSEDNSDELQQWNRCNNLVKTWLLGSMSKEISGSVINYKDARQMWTDLHERFSHVNIVQLFHVENEIHDCVQSNMSVSSYFTKLKSLWDERDTLCSIPACSCGTKNEMNSYVETQKTMKFLMGLNESYATVRSNTLLLEPLPTVNKAYALVLRHERQTEVSNGKSTQPEAVVFAVKNLSQEPTPEDKEMRCGKCNRTNHITKNCRAHLKCTFCGWKGHTFDFCRKRKAATETENSRPFSSKGNQVSQSNKHETLPNFPFSQQDCKQILQMLNKNKSSFANQVGNHSSHEELSGPSLGEDDWDGN, from the exons ATGGCTTCTCATTCAAAATGGGAAAATCCCAACCACCCACTCTATCTCCACCACTCGGACCAACCTGGTGCAATCCTCGTACCACAACCATTGGTGGAAGACAACTACAACACATGGGTTCAATCCATGAGTATGGCCGTAACGGTCATGAACAAACTTGGTTTTGTTGATGGGACAATCAACAAACCAAGTGAGGACAATTCTGATGAGCTGCAGCAATGGAATCGTTGCAACAACTTGGTCAAGACATGGCTACTAGGCTCCATGTCAAAGGAGATTTCAGGGAGTGTCATCAACTACAAGGATGCTCGACAAATGTGGACCGATCTGCATGAGAGGTTCTCACATGTGAATATAGTTCAGCTGTTCCATGTTGAGAACGAGATCCATGATTGCGTCCAAAGCAATATGAGTGTAAGTTCTTACTTCACTAAACTTAAAAGTTTATGGGATGAACGTGATACTTTGTGTTCCATTCCAGCATGCAGTTGTGGAACAAAGAATGAGATGAACTCATATGTTGAAACTCAGAAAACCATGAAGTTCCTTATGGGATTGAACGAATCGTATGCTACGGTTCGAAGCAATACTCTTCTTCTCGAACCACTGCCTACGGTGAACAAGGCATATGCGTTGGTCCTTCGACATGAACGCCAGACAGAGGTTTCCAATGGGAAGAGTACACAACCAGAGGCTGTTGTCTTTGCAGTGAAGAATTTGTCGCAAGAACCTACACCGGAAGACAAAGAGATGCGATGTGGAAAGTGCAATAGAACCAATCACATCACCAAAAACTGTCGTGCACATCTCAAGTGCACTTTTTGTGGATGGAAAGGTCACACCTTCGATTTCTGTCGAAAACGGAAAGCAGCCACAGAAACAGAAAACAGTCGTCCTTTTTCTTCAAAAGGGAATCAAGTTTCACAAAGTAACAAGCATGAGACGTTGCCCAATTTCCCGTTCTCTCAGCAGGATTGCAAGCAAATCCTTCAAATGTTGAACAAGAACAAATCATCATTTGCCAATCAAGTCGGTAATCATTCTAGTCATGAAGAACTTTCAG GACCTTCGCTCGGGGAAGATGATTGGGATGGGAACTGA
- the LOC126597661 gene encoding phenylacetaldehyde reductase-like, with product MDGRTKVVCVTGASGFIASWLVKLLLQRGYTVRATVRDPNDPNKTEHLLSLDGAKERLHLFKADLLEEESFDAVVDGCVGVFHTASPAQISAIDPQAEIVGPAVKGTLNVLKSCAKFPTVKRVVLTSSIASVMGTGTPLTSDVVLDETWYSDQLFFEKHKQWYPLSKTLAEEAAWKFAEGNGIDLVSMNPGMVIGPLFQPTLNLSVKFLLNFISGVQTPVVNYAFVDVRDVASAHIKAFEVPSASGRYCLVGQVADSPDTLQILRQLYPTLCLPEFGNPSDSKYQVSKEKVKGLGITFLPLETSLRDTVESLKEKGILKI from the exons ATGGATGGTAGAACGAAGGTTGTGTGTGTAACAGGAGCCTCCGGCTTCATAGCGTCGTGGCTCGTGAAGCTCTTACTACAAAGAGGTTATACTGTCAGAGCTACCGTTCGTGACCCAA ATGATCCAAATAAAACAGAACACTTACTCTCACTAGATGGAGCAAAAGAACGGCTCCATTTGTTCAAAGCAGATTTACTAGAAGAAGAATCTTTCGACGCTGTAGTTGATGGATGTGTAGGTGTTTTTCATACAGCATCGCCTGCACAAATTTCAGCCATTGACCCACAG GCGGAAATAGTTGGGCCTGCAGTGAAAGGGACACTCAATGTTCTTAAATCGTGCGCGAAATTCCCCACTGTCAAGAGAGTGGTATTAACATCATCTATTGCTTCAGTAATGGGGACAGGAACTCCTCTGACATCTGAtgtggttttggatgaaacatGGTACTCGGATCAACTCTTTTTCGAGAAGCACAAG CAATGGTATCCACTCTCAAAAACTTTAGCGGAGGAGGCTGCCTGGAAATTTGCTGAAGGAAATGGGATTGATTTGGTGTCGATGAATCCAGGGATGGTGATTGGTCCACTCTTCCAGCCAACTCTTAATCTCTCCGTCAAGTTTCTTCTGAATTTCATTAGTG GTGTCCAAACTCCAGTTGTAAACTACGCATTCGTGGACGTTCGAGATGTTGCCTCTGCTCATATTAAAGCATTTGAAGTTCCTTCTGCTAGTGGCAGATATTGTTTAGTTGGCCAAGTAGCTGACAGCCCCGATACTCTACAGATTTTACGACAACTTTACCCCACTTTGTGCCTTCCTGAGTTTGGCAATCCTTCAGACTCAAAGTATCAAGTGTCCAAGGAGAAAGTAAAAGGTTTGGGGATCACTTTCCTTCCTCTGGAAACAAGTCTAAGAGACACGGTTGAAAGCCTCAAGGAGAAGGGTATTCTCAAGATTTGA
- the LOC126597609 gene encoding phenylacetaldehyde reductase-like, with translation MSGETMVVCVTGASGYIASWLVKLLLQRGYTVKATVRDPSDPKKTEHLLSLDGAKERLHLFKADLLEEGSFDTAVDGCQGVFHTASPVQFSATDRQAEIVEPAVKGTLNVLKSCAKFTTVKRVVLTSSMASVIMSGKPLTSDVVFDETWYSDPLFCEKNKQWYVLSKTLAEEAAWKYAKANGIDLVTMNPGLVIGPLLQPTLNLSVKLIQNLITSTGTETLPLSNYRFVDVRDVASAHFLAFEVPSASGRYCLVSNVTHSSEVLRIIQELYPTLHHPEKCEIGNTSDPIYQVSAEKAKGLGINFRPLEVSLRDTIESMKEKGFLKI, from the exons ATGAGTGGAGAAACAATGGTGGTGTGTGTTACAGGAGCCTCCGGTTACATAGCATCATGGTTGGTGAAGCTCTTATTACAAAGGGGTTATACTGTCAAAGCCACTGTTCGCGACCCAA GTGATCCAAAGAAAACAGAACACTTGCTGTCACTAGATGGAGCAAAAGAAAGGCTTCATTTGTTCAAAGCAGATTTATTAGAAGAAGGATCTTTTGACACCGCAGTTGATGGATGTCAAGGCGTTTTTCATACAGCGTCTCCTGTTCAGTTTTCAGCCACTGACCGACAG GCAGAAATAGTTGAGCCCGCTGTGAAGGGAACACTTAATGTTCTAAAATCATGTGCAAAATTTACTACCGTCAAGAGAGTGGTTTTAACATCTTCTATGGCTTCAGTAATTATGAGTGGAAAACCTCTGACCTCTGATGTGGTTTTTGATGAAACATGGTATTCAGATCCACTGTTTTGTGAGAAGAACAAG CAATGGTATGTACTCTCAAAAACTTTAGCTGAGGAGGCTGCCTGGAAATACGCTAAAGCAAATGGAATTGACTTGGTTACAATGAATCCAGGGTTGGTGATAGGTCCACTCTTGCAGCCAACGCTTAATCTCTCCGTGAAGCTGATTCAGAATCTCATAACCAGTACAG GTACCGAAACACTACCCCTTTCAAATTACCGGTTCGTTGATGTTAGGGATGTTGCGTCTGCTCATTTTCTGGCATTTGAAGTTCCTTCAGCAAGTGGAAGATACTGTTTAGTTTCAAATGTTACCCACTCTTCCGAGGTTCTGAGGATTATACAAGAACTTTATCCCACTTTGCACCATCCTGAAAA ATGTGAGATTGGCAATACTTCAGACCCGATATATCAAGTATCCgcagagaaagcaaaaggttTAGGAATTAATTTCCGTCCTTTGGAAGTAAGTCTTAGGGATACAATTGAAAGCATGAAGGAGAAGGGCTTCCTCAAGATTTGA